One genomic window of Trichlorobacter lovleyi includes the following:
- the hisC gene encoding histidinol-phosphate transaminase yields MNLDALMPQYVRQFETYIPSPPDDELKRMFGCSRLIRLNNNENPLGPPPAVAALLRSLDPALVPRYPSGDCFHLREKLAAHLGLTPKQLLFGNGANEVIAFVIKAFCEQGDNIVTADRTFAVYEWIARFSGLEARLAPLNDFGFDEEALLAQVDRRTKLVFICNPNNPTGSWWSRDRLINFLERLGPDHLVVLDEAYCEFMDQPDYPDGISLLSRFPNLIIFRTFSKMYGLAGLRIGYLAGVEQVVDCIRKTCIVYSVNSIAQVAALAAFGDQEFIRATRSMVREGQQMLAELCSTLQLPLLAGDCNFAMIKLPFSDTLAYRSLMQQGVMIRTMTAFRFPGWIRVSISTRDEMRLFCEALSRLVHSRTDQNPLARAYGVSGSMPHIAAV; encoded by the coding sequence ATGAACCTGGATGCGCTGATGCCGCAGTATGTGCGGCAGTTTGAGACCTACATCCCCTCACCGCCGGATGACGAGCTGAAACGGATGTTCGGCTGTTCACGCCTGATCCGCCTCAACAACAATGAAAATCCACTGGGGCCGCCCCCTGCGGTGGCCGCATTGCTGCGCAGCCTTGACCCGGCCCTGGTGCCCCGCTATCCCAGCGGCGACTGTTTTCACCTGCGTGAAAAGCTGGCCGCCCACCTGGGGCTTACCCCCAAGCAGCTGCTCTTCGGCAATGGCGCCAACGAGGTGATCGCCTTCGTGATCAAGGCCTTTTGCGAACAGGGCGACAACATTGTCACCGCCGACCGTACCTTTGCCGTCTATGAGTGGATTGCCCGTTTTTCCGGCCTGGAAGCCAGGCTGGCGCCGCTAAACGACTTCGGCTTTGATGAAGAGGCGCTGCTTGCGCAGGTGGATCGCCGTACCAAGCTGGTCTTCATCTGTAACCCCAACAACCCCACCGGCAGCTGGTGGAGCCGGGACCGGCTGATCAATTTTCTGGAGCGGCTGGGCCCCGATCATCTGGTGGTACTGGACGAAGCCTATTGCGAATTCATGGACCAGCCTGACTACCCTGACGGCATCTCGCTCCTGTCCCGTTTTCCCAACCTGATCATATTCCGCACCTTCTCGAAGATGTATGGTCTGGCAGGCTTACGGATCGGCTACCTGGCCGGGGTGGAGCAGGTGGTGGACTGTATTCGCAAGACCTGCATTGTCTATTCGGTCAACAGCATTGCCCAGGTGGCCGCCCTGGCTGCCTTTGGCGATCAGGAGTTTATCCGTGCGACCCGCAGCATGGTGCGGGAAGGTCAGCAGATGCTGGCAGAGCTGTGCAGCACCCTGCAACTGCCGTTGCTGGCCGGTGACTGCAACTTTGCCATGATCAAGCTGCCGTTCAGCGACACCCTGGCCTACCGCTCGCTGATGCAGCAGGGGGTCATGATCCGCACCATGACCGCCTTCCGCTTTCCCGGCTGGATCCGGGTCAGCATCTCCACCCGTGATGAGATGCGGCTGTTCTGTGAGGCCCTGTCGCGGCTGGTTCACTCACGCACCGACCAGAACCCGCTGGCCAGGGCCTACGGCGTCAGCGGCTCCATGCCGCACATTGCAGCCGTTTAA
- a CDS encoding 2-hydroxyacyl-CoA dehydratase — translation MDLRAPLFFGRTLPSDASLEQILAACRGLLGDTGFPTLRLWRERGGRVLGHFQVYLPEEIADAAGMLAVKLGCTTGSGGAGGAHFGSYLCGVVKQVFNLVEGGDLNLDLFVAPSICDAARNLPAIWSRNFSTPCRTLYLPQNSTAPAAESYLRQEYAGLAALVGEVTGRPLELEAVRRSIGLYNHHRRLLRELQALKSREPGKLAVDEYYLLTAVGSLLPPGEHNRLLERVLSLLAMRQIRQQDKIRVVLCGCFCEQPPLGMLEAIARCCHVVSDDLLIGLRWLTGDVAQQGDPLAALAHAYCCSSSHSPVQHAPQGQGTELLLQQVRQQGAQAVIVTAPKMCEPGLDELVPVLAALTEAGIPSCVCEFEQGMNSFELVELQVETFSENILYAGELP, via the coding sequence ATGGACCTGCGCGCCCCCCTCTTTTTCGGTCGGACCCTGCCGTCTGATGCATCCCTGGAACAGATCCTTGCTGCCTGCCGGGGGCTGCTCGGTGATACCGGTTTTCCCACGCTCCGGCTCTGGCGGGAACGGGGGGGCAGGGTGCTGGGGCATTTTCAGGTCTACCTGCCGGAAGAGATCGCCGACGCAGCCGGGATGCTGGCAGTGAAGCTGGGCTGCACCACCGGCAGCGGCGGGGCGGGTGGCGCCCATTTCGGTTCCTACCTCTGCGGCGTGGTCAAGCAGGTCTTTAATCTGGTGGAGGGGGGCGATCTCAACCTGGATCTGTTTGTCGCCCCTTCCATCTGTGATGCGGCCCGTAACCTGCCTGCCATCTGGTCCCGCAACTTCAGTACCCCCTGCCGGACGCTCTACCTGCCGCAAAACAGTACCGCTCCCGCTGCTGAGAGCTATCTGCGGCAGGAGTACGCCGGCCTTGCCGCCCTGGTGGGCGAGGTGACCGGCAGACCGCTGGAACTGGAGGCGGTGCGGCGCTCAATCGGGCTCTATAACCATCATCGCAGGCTGCTGCGTGAGCTGCAGGCCCTGAAATCCCGCGAGCCCGGGAAGCTGGCGGTGGATGAATACTATCTGCTGACCGCCGTGGGGAGCCTGCTGCCGCCCGGAGAGCATAACCGGCTGCTGGAGCGGGTGCTGTCCCTGCTGGCAATGCGGCAGATCCGGCAGCAGGATAAGATCCGGGTGGTGCTCTGCGGCTGCTTTTGCGAACAGCCGCCGCTGGGGATGCTGGAGGCGATTGCCCGCTGTTGCCATGTGGTTAGCGATGACCTGCTGATCGGACTGCGCTGGCTGACCGGGGATGTTGCCCAGCAGGGGGATCCGCTGGCTGCCCTGGCCCATGCCTACTGCTGCAGCTCATCCCACAGTCCGGTGCAGCATGCACCGCAGGGGCAGGGGACCGAGCTGCTGCTGCAGCAGGTCAGGCAACAGGGGGCCCAGGCGGTGATCGTTACGGCCCCCAAGATGTGTGAACCGGGACTGGATGAGCTGGTTCCGGTGCTTGCCGCCCTGACCGAAGCCGGCATCCCCAGTTGTGTCTGCGAGTTTGAACAGGGCATGAACTCCTTTGAGCTGGTGGAGCTGCAGGTGGAGACCTTTAGCGAGAATATCCTCTATGCCGGAGAACTGCCATGA
- a CDS encoding acyl-CoA dehydratase activase, whose product MISLQAPFSAGIDVGSTQTKAVLLDASARLAGTALIDTGFDIDAAARTVYARLLAAAGLGADAVSYVAGTGYGRFRIAFGDLQVTEISCHARGAVHLFPATRTVLDMGGQDTKAIRVAADGGVIDFCMNDKCAAGTGRFLSAAAAVLEMPLDELAAVAATGRHPVTISTTCTVFAESEILAWVARGKSINDILLGAHQAIASRSLALLKRVGLQPAITFTGGVSRNSCMVAQLERLLGSQLQVGEQTPFAGALGAALFARDRLLAGRQELQG is encoded by the coding sequence ATGATCAGCCTTCAGGCCCCCTTTAGCGCCGGGATTGATGTCGGTTCCACCCAGACCAAGGCGGTGTTGCTGGATGCCTCGGCCCGGCTTGCCGGGACCGCGCTGATCGACACCGGCTTTGATATCGATGCCGCTGCCCGCACCGTCTATGCACGGCTGCTGGCAGCTGCGGGGTTGGGGGCTGACGCCGTCTCGTACGTTGCCGGTACCGGCTATGGCCGTTTCAGGATCGCCTTCGGTGATCTGCAGGTTACCGAGATCAGCTGCCATGCCCGCGGGGCGGTGCATCTCTTTCCTGCCACCAGGACCGTGCTTGACATGGGGGGGCAGGATACCAAGGCGATCAGGGTGGCCGCCGATGGCGGGGTAATCGATTTCTGCATGAATGACAAATGCGCTGCCGGGACCGGCCGGTTTCTGTCGGCCGCAGCCGCCGTGCTGGAGATGCCGCTGGATGAGCTGGCCGCTGTTGCCGCCACCGGCCGTCATCCGGTTACCATCAGCACCACCTGTACCGTCTTTGCAGAGAGCGAGATCCTGGCCTGGGTGGCACGGGGCAAGTCGATCAACGATATCCTGCTGGGGGCCCACCAGGCGATTGCCAGCCGTTCCCTGGCCCTGCTGAAGCGGGTGGGGCTGCAACCGGCCATTACCTTTACCGGCGGCGTCTCCCGCAACAGCTGTATGGTTGCCCAGCTTGAACGGCTGCTGGGCAGTCAGCTGCAGGTGGGGGAACAGACCCCCTTTGCCGGTGCCCTGGGGGCGGCCCTGTTTGCCCGTGACCGGCTGCTGGCCGGCCGGCAGGAGCTGCAGGGATGA
- a CDS encoding phosphopantetheine-binding protein has translation MAATVEEMKELMLQIGMDKELVAGLDPVAPLAGQGVDSVDCPAFAVALENRYKVKISDSDSMQLRAINDFVAFVNRAA, from the coding sequence ATGGCCGCAACCGTAGAAGAGATGAAAGAGCTGATGCTTCAGATCGGGATGGACAAAGAGCTGGTAGCCGGACTTGACCCGGTTGCGCCGTTGGCAGGCCAGGGGGTTGATTCAGTGGACTGCCCCGCCTTTGCGGTGGCACTGGAAAACAGGTACAAGGTCAAGATATCCGACTCCGATTCCATGCAGCTGCGGGCCATCAACGACTTTGTCGCCTTTGTGAACCGGGCGGCATGA
- a CDS encoding acyl-CoA dehydratase activase yields the protein MRRFAAGIDLGTACTKTVVIDGDYRVLACSLEKTGFQPDRAAARCLASALEAAGLAQGDLSAVISTGFARHLASMRHRAVTELTAATHGARLLFPAAGSVLDLGGQTIKACRFDERARILAFRLNEKCASGTGAFLERTARIMGVGLDQVDALARQSLHPAPISSVCAVFAESEIISQLMQAVPPQDIMQGALVACVDRALQILRQAGRQDELVLAGGVLRFSTAAELLQQKLGGQVRLPADGMRQFVAALGAARIGIRFGDEISS from the coding sequence ATGAGGCGTTTTGCTGCCGGTATTGATCTGGGGACTGCCTGCACCAAGACGGTTGTCATTGACGGCGATTACCGGGTGCTGGCCTGCAGCCTGGAAAAGACCGGGTTTCAGCCGGACCGGGCGGCAGCACGTTGCCTGGCAAGCGCACTGGAGGCTGCCGGGCTGGCGCAGGGCGACCTGTCCGCCGTTATCAGCACCGGCTTTGCCCGGCATCTGGCCTCGATGCGCCACCGGGCGGTGACTGAACTGACCGCCGCAACCCATGGGGCACGGCTGCTGTTCCCCGCTGCAGGCTCGGTACTGGATCTTGGCGGACAGACCATCAAGGCCTGCAGGTTTGATGAACGGGCCAGGATTCTGGCCTTCCGCCTGAATGAAAAATGCGCGTCCGGCACCGGTGCCTTTCTGGAACGGACCGCCCGGATCATGGGGGTGGGGCTTGATCAGGTTGATGCGCTGGCGCGGCAGTCGCTGCATCCTGCGCCGATTTCATCGGTCTGCGCGGTCTTTGCCGAATCGGAGATCATCAGCCAGCTGATGCAGGCGGTGCCCCCGCAGGATATCATGCAGGGGGCGCTGGTTGCCTGTGTTGACCGTGCCCTGCAGATCCTGCGGCAGGCCGGTCGGCAGGATGAGCTGGTCTTGGCGGGAGGGGTGCTGCGTTTTTCGACGGCAGCCGAACTGCTGCAGCAGAAACTGGGCGGCCAGGTCCGGCTGCCCGCCGACGGGATGCGGCAGTTTGTTGCCGCGCTGGGGGCTGCCCGGATCGGCATCCGCTTCGGTGACGAAATCAGCTCCTGA
- a CDS encoding 3-hydroxyacyl-CoA dehydrogenase family protein: protein MNREIPLIGVAGAGSMGAGIAQLAAMAGFRVRLYARHAATLADAAGRIETSLAKLHEKGLISEEPAVIRARISNCHEPAALSDCDLVIEAIAEQMAAKCELLAELGAALGKEAILASSTSSLSITALGAASGIPQRFIGMHFMNPVPLMELVELIAGAETSPRTIDVARQMVTALGKQSVCSRDQPGFIITRLLCVLINEAFGMLQAGIAAAEDIDTAMQLGAHHPMGPLALADMIGLDVILAATETLADGIDNHKYAASPLLRDYVARGRLGRKSGQGVYDYRP from the coding sequence ATGAACAGAGAGATACCGCTGATCGGTGTGGCAGGGGCAGGCAGTATGGGGGCCGGCATTGCGCAACTGGCTGCAATGGCAGGTTTCAGGGTCCGGCTGTATGCCCGGCATGCGGCTACCCTTGCTGATGCCGCGGGGAGGATCGAGACCAGCCTTGCCAAGCTGCATGAAAAGGGGCTGATCAGCGAGGAACCAGCCGTGATCCGTGCCAGAATCAGCAATTGCCATGAGCCTGCCGCTCTGTCTGACTGTGATCTGGTGATCGAGGCGATTGCCGAGCAGATGGCAGCCAAGTGTGAGCTGCTTGCGGAACTTGGAGCTGCGTTGGGCAAAGAGGCCATCCTGGCCAGCAGCACCAGCAGCCTTTCCATCACCGCCCTGGGAGCCGCCTCAGGCATCCCGCAACGGTTCATCGGTATGCATTTCATGAATCCGGTGCCGTTGATGGAGCTGGTTGAGCTGATTGCCGGAGCAGAGACCTCGCCCCGGACCATCGACGTTGCCCGGCAGATGGTGACTGCCCTGGGCAAGCAGTCGGTCTGCAGCAGGGATCAGCCCGGCTTTATCATCACCCGGCTGCTTTGTGTCCTGATCAACGAGGCGTTCGGGATGCTGCAGGCCGGCATTGCCGCTGCCGAGGATATTGATACGGCCATGCAACTGGGGGCCCACCATCCGATGGGGCCGCTGGCCCTGGCCGATATGATCGGGCTTGATGTGATCCTGGCTGCGACGGAGACCCTGGCAGACGGTATCGACAACCATAAATATGCCGCCTCCCCGCTGCTGCGGGACTATGTTGCCAGGGGGCGGCTGGGGAGAAAGAGCGGCCAGGGGGTCTACGACTACCGGCCGTGA
- a CDS encoding 2-hydroxyacyl-CoA dehydratase family protein, with product MTFPAVRAKIEASSLLEDWSERLDLLAQQQLPAAYAFVMGSCAELLSAFEIPLFLPEINCLQTAVNGTAQGLLQHAEEQGYPSDICNYLKADVGMHLQGRRLPDKRLPAPCLAIATTACNTYIKWAEVWQRLYGMPLFVFDIPGSRNPARPSRPGDPGFAADLAYVMEQVRSLISLCERITGRRLETDRLSHALHCTNQMGDAFRQMLAMNQQGPVCFDAVRQGGAYLGVFNVYRGSEAGVRYFRNALEELQQIRQRCLEEPPSEAPFRLLFAGLPCYPLYSSFIRMFSTQGGLFVRSTYLQFASGGANLEYRFDTGRPVESFAEGLLLTTREAMDSMFLAGDRLLEAQAACRADGVVFHGVKSCRTVSTGLADARLALLSRSSVPTLLLESDMMDRRLISPAQMQNRIDAFFETLRLRRKGNAP from the coding sequence ATGACCTTTCCGGCTGTGCGGGCAAAGATCGAGGCCAGCTCACTGCTGGAGGACTGGTCAGAGCGGCTGGACCTGCTTGCGCAACAGCAGCTCCCGGCCGCCTACGCCTTTGTGATGGGCAGCTGTGCCGAGCTGCTGTCAGCCTTTGAGATACCGCTGTTCCTGCCGGAGATCAATTGCCTGCAGACCGCCGTCAACGGCACTGCGCAGGGGCTGCTGCAGCATGCCGAGGAGCAGGGCTATCCCTCCGACATCTGCAACTATCTCAAGGCCGATGTCGGCATGCACCTGCAGGGGCGCCGGTTGCCGGATAAACGTCTGCCCGCCCCCTGTCTGGCCATTGCCACCACGGCCTGCAACACCTACATCAAATGGGCCGAGGTCTGGCAGCGGCTCTACGGCATGCCGCTGTTTGTGTTCGATATTCCCGGTTCCCGCAATCCGGCCCGGCCATCCCGCCCCGGGGATCCGGGCTTTGCCGCTGACCTGGCCTATGTGATGGAGCAGGTCCGCAGCCTGATCAGCCTGTGCGAACGGATTACCGGCAGACGTCTTGAGACTGACCGTCTCAGCCATGCCCTGCACTGCACCAATCAGATGGGGGATGCCTTCCGGCAGATGCTGGCGATGAATCAGCAGGGACCGGTCTGCTTTGATGCGGTGCGGCAGGGGGGCGCCTATCTGGGGGTCTTCAATGTCTATCGGGGAAGCGAGGCCGGGGTGCGCTATTTCAGGAATGCACTGGAGGAGTTGCAGCAGATCAGGCAGCGCTGCCTGGAGGAACCGCCCTCTGAAGCCCCTTTCCGGCTGCTGTTTGCCGGGCTGCCCTGCTACCCGCTTTACAGCAGCTTCATCAGGATGTTCAGCACCCAGGGCGGTCTGTTTGTCCGCTCAACCTACCTGCAGTTCGCCTCAGGCGGCGCAAACCTGGAGTACCGTTTCGATACCGGCCGGCCGGTGGAGAGTTTTGCCGAAGGGCTGCTGCTGACGACCCGTGAGGCGATGGACAGCATGTTTCTGGCCGGAGACCGGCTGCTGGAGGCCCAGGCTGCCTGCAGGGCCGATGGGGTGGTCTTCCACGGGGTCAAGAGCTGCCGGACCGTCTCAACCGGGCTGGCCGATGCCCGGCTGGCCCTGCTGTCCCGTTCCTCCGTGCCGACCCTGCTGCTTGAATCAGACATGATGGACCGCCGCCTGATCTCTCCGGCCCAGATGCAGAACCGGATTGATGCATTTTTTGAAACCCTGCGGCTGCGCAGGAAGGGCAATGCACCATGA